Genomic segment of Coriobacteriia bacterium:
TCGGCGGTCTGGCTCTCTGGGCCTACCAGCTCTCCCGCGGCCTCTGGGTCACTGACATGCGCAACCTCTCCTCGTGGGGACTCTACATCACGATGTTCATGTTCTTCGTGGGACTCTCCGCCGGCGGTCTCATCATCGCCACGGTCCCGAGGGTCTTTAACCTCAAAGGCTTCAAGTCCGTCTCCAAGATCGCGGTCTACCTCTCGATCTGCTGCACGGTGCTCGCCGCCGCCTTCGTCGTCATCGACATAGGGCGTCCCGAGCGTCTCT
This window contains:
- the nrfD gene encoding polysulfide reductase NrfD encodes the protein MRNLSSWGLYITMFMFFVGLSAGGLIIATVPRVFNLKGFKSVSKIAVYLSICCTVLAAAFVVIDIGRPERL